One Solanum pennellii chromosome 9, SPENNV200 DNA segment encodes these proteins:
- the LOC107029337 gene encoding F-box/kelch-repeat protein At3g23880-like translates to MDSEEDESSHQNSKRSKPISDSQFASTSMQDSTFTAPNLPEELIAEILKRVPVKSLLQFRCVSKSWLGIISSSDFVKTHLSLSANDKEYKHRRLMLSFVQPENNLKDCSLGSLLYGSVTEAFDLDYPMKNPVKSVWIVGSVNGLICVAIEENDLFIWNPSIRKFKRLPSFRPTLRCGYYFMYGFGYDEVNDDYKVVGVFCIFGVGGSYDVEVKVYGLKSDSWRNIDDYHGGVLLNDSGKFVKGKLHWATSARFGGYNGWDIVSIDLKDEKWGKIEQPCYEKGNFDFVLGVLEDNLSVLCNYNRTRADVWVMKDYGVKDSWEKMYTISCPNDPGKYMFSPPLCMSKKGEILLVFGSIFMIYNPTDDSIRYPEVTNFDACLEAEIYTESLISPILQNDPIPQQQ, encoded by the coding sequence ATGGATTCTGAAGAAGATGAAAGCAGCCATCAAAACTCAAAACGAAGCAAACCCATCAGCGATTCTCAATTTGCATCAACTTCGATGCAAGATTCAACCTTTACAGCTCCCAATTTGCCTGAAGAACTCATCGCTGAAATCCTCAAAAGGGTTCCAGTGAAATCGCTTTTGCAGTTCAGGTGTGTTTCGAAGTCTTGGCTTGGTATAATCTCTAGCTCAGATTTTGTTAAAACGCATCTTAGTTTATCTGCTAATGACAAGGAATACAAACACCGTAGGCTTATGTTGAGTTTTGTTCAACCTGAAAACAATCTTAAGGACTGTTCTCTTGGTTCTTTGTTATATGGATCTGTTACTGAGGCCTTTGATTTGGATTACCCTATGAAAAATCCAGTTAAATCTGTTTGGATTGTGGGTTCTGTTAATGGGTTGATTTGTGTTGCTATTGAGGAGAATGATTTGTTTATATGGAACCCGTCGATTAGGAAGTTCAAGAGATTGCCGAGTTTTAGGCCAACATTGAGGTGTGGTTACTATTTTATGTATGGTTTTGGGTATGACGAGGTTAATGATGATTATAAGGTAGTGGGTGTTTTCTGTATTTTTGGTGTTGGTGGTTCGTATGATGTTGAGGTGAAGGTATATGGTTTAAAGAGTGATTCTTGGAGAAATATTGATGATTATCATGGTGGGGTGTTGTTGAATGATTCGGGTAAGTTTGTGAAGGGGAAGCTTCATTGGGCTACTTCTGCTCGTTTTGGCGGGTATAATGGCTGGGATATTGTTTCTATTGATTTGAAAGATGAGAAATGGGGAAAGATAGAGCAGCCCTGCtatgaaaaaggaaattttgattttgtgttgGGAGTGTTGGAAGATAATCTTTCTGTGCTTTGTAATTATAACAGAACTCGGGCAGATGTGTGGGTCATGAAGGATTATGGGGTTAAAGATTCTTGGGAAAAAATGTATACCATCAGTTGTCCTAATGACCCTGGGAAGTATATGTTCTCTCCACCCCTTTGCATGTCAAAAAAAGGTGAAATTTTGCTCGTGTTTGGATCAATTTTCATGATATACAATCCCACTGATGATTCGATCAGATATCCGGAGGTGACTAACTTTGATGCCTGTCTTGAGGCGGAAATCTACACCGAAAGCCTAATATCTCCCATTTTACAAAATGATCCAATTCCACAACAACAATGA
- the LOC107030935 gene encoding probable indole-3-pyruvate monooxygenase YUCCA10, translating into MANFTKEEIDIVVVGAGPSGIAVAACLNNLSIKNVVLEKQDCCAYLWKKKTYDRLHLHLSKDFCSLPYMSHQTSTPKYMPKKEFIRYLDEYVDHFNIKPKFKTCVEAAFYNNEEKKWNVKSRNLTSGEIELYASDFLILATGENNLGYIPKMVGIENFKGKIIHSSDYGSGEKYKDKKVLVVGSGNSGMEIAFDLSNYESHASIVVRSPIHVLTREMVYTAMLLLKYLPIYLVDTVIAIYAKFKFGNLAELGIPQPEKGPFSVKISKGRSPVIDVGAINKIKLGQIKVLPGISYIKEHTVVFDNGDEHQFDAIIFATGYKNIATKWLKDYSSIFLEDGTLISWKGENGLYCAGFSRRGIAGISMDAIAIADDIKTIRGDKI; encoded by the exons ATGGCTAATTTCACAAAGGAAGAAATCGACATTGTTGTGGTTGGAGCTGGACCATCCGGTATCGCGGTTGCAGCTTGCTTGAACAATTTGAGCATAAAAAATGTTGTTTTAGAAAAACAAGATTGTTGTGCTTATTTGTGGAAGAAAAAGACTTATGATAGACTTCATTTGCATCTATCAAAGGACTTTTGTTCACTTCCATATATGTCACATCAAACTTCAACACCTAAGTATATgccaaaaaaagaatttattcgATACTTAGATGAGTATGTTGATCATTTTAACATCAAGCCAAAATTCAAAACTTGTGTTGAAGCGGCCTTTTATAACAATGAGGAAAAGAAATGGAATGTCAAATCAAGAAATTTGACTAGTGGAGAGATTGAATTGTATGCTAGTGATTTCTTGATTTTGGCTACCGGAGAAAATAACTTAGGTTATATTCCAAAAATGGTAGGAATAGAAAATTTCAAAGGCAAAATAATTCACTCAAGTGATTATGGATCAggtgaaaaatataaagataaaaaggTATTGGTCGTTGGATCAGGAAATTCTGGGATGGAAATAGCTtttgatctttcaaattatGAAAGTCACGCATCAATTGTTGTTAGAAGTCCA ATTCATGTTCTAACAAGGGAGATGGTGTACACGGCTATGTTGTTGCTAAAATATTTACCAATATATTTGGTTGATACTGTAATTGCAATATACGCAAAATTTAAATTCGGAAATTTAGCAGAATTAGGAATACCACAACCAGAAAAAGGCCCATTTTCTGTTAAAATATCAAAAGGTAGATCTCCAGTGATTGATGTTGGTGCTATTAACAAGATTAAACTTGGACAGATTAAG GTACTTCCTGGAATATCATATATAAAGGAACATACAGTAGTGTTTGATAATGGAGATGAACATCAATTTGATGCAATTATTTTTGCTACTGGATACAAGAATATTGCTACCAAATGGCTAAAG GATTATAGCTCAATATTCCTTGAAGATGGCACATTGATAAGTTGGAAAGGAGAGAATGGGCTCTACTGTGCTGGATTTTCTAGAAGAGGAATTGCTGGTATTTCAATGGATGCTATAGCTATTGCCGATGATATTAAGACTATTAGAGGAGACAAAATTTAG
- the LOC107030483 gene encoding probable indole-3-pyruvate monooxygenase YUCCA10 — protein sequence MYSKFKFENLAELGVPQPEEGSFSVKISKGRSPVIDVLPGISYIKEHTVVFDNGDEHQFDAIIFATGYKNIATKWLKDYSSIFLEDGTLISWKGENGLYCAGFSRRGIAGISMDAIAIADDIKTIRGDKI from the exons ATGTACTCAAAATTTAAGTTCGAAAATTTAGCAGAATTAGGAGTACCACAACCAGAAGAAGGCTCATTTTCTGTTAAAATATCAAAAGGTAGATCTCCAGTGATTGAT GTACTTCCTGGAATATCATATATAAAGGAACATACAGTAGTGTTTGATAATGGAGATGAACATCAATTTGATGCAATTATTTTTGCTACTGGATACAAGAATATTGCTACCAAATGGCTAAAG GATTATAGCTCAATATTCCTTGAAGATGGCACATTGATAAGTTGGAAAGGAGAGAATGGGCTCTACTGTGCTGGATTTTCTAGAAGAGGAATTGCTGGTATTTCAATGGATGCTATAGCTATTGCCGATGATATTAAGACTATTAGAGGAGacaaaatttag